CTCCGCCGAAGCGCCCGCACCGGGCACCCGGTACCCCGACCCCACCACGGTCTCGATGATTCCGGGCTCACCGAGCTTTTTGCGCAACGTCATCACCGTGACCCGGACCGTCGTGGTGAACGGGTCGGCGTTTTCGTCCCAGACGCGCTCCAGCAGTTCCTCACTGCTCACCACGGCCCCCTTGGCCGCCAGCAGCACCTCCAGGACACCGAACTCCTTACGCGTGAGCTCGATCGGACGCCCCGCCCGGTGCACCGTGCGCTTGGCCGGGTCCAGTTCCACGTCGTCGGCCACGAGCACCGGCGGAGTGGCGGGCGTGGCCCGCCGCCCCAGCGCCCGCACTCGCGCCACCAGCTCCGGGAAGGCGAAGGGCTTGGCCAGGTAGTCGTCGGCCCCGAGGGACAGTCCCTCGACGCGATCGGACACCGAACCGCTCGCGGTGAGCATGAGCACCCGTGTCAGCTCACCCGAGGTCACGATCTCCCGGCACAGGTCGTCGCCCGACATGCCCGGCAGGTCCCGATCGAGCACCACCACGTCGTACCGGGTGATGGACGCCTTCTCGTGGCCCTCGTCGCCGTTGAGCGCGACGTCGACCGCCATCCCCTCGCGCCGCAGACCGCGTGCGACCGCCTCGGCCAACGGCGCCTCATCCTCAACTACCAATACGCGCACGTGAACACCGTGTCACAGTTCCCTGAGAGGAATCTGATGGCACACCCCTAGTCGCGAGGTGTGTCCACCGCCTCTTCCGTGGTCTCCTTCACGTTCTCAGTGTCCTGCGCGGTGTCGCCGAGCCGACC
The window above is part of the Saccharomonospora glauca K62 genome. Proteins encoded here:
- a CDS encoding response regulator transcription factor encodes the protein MRVLVVEDEAPLAEAVARGLRREGMAVDVALNGDEGHEKASITRYDVVVLDRDLPGMSGDDLCREIVTSGELTRVLMLTASGSVSDRVEGLSLGADDYLAKPFAFPELVARVRALGRRATPATPPVLVADDVELDPAKRTVHRAGRPIELTRKEFGVLEVLLAAKGAVVSSEELLERVWDENADPFTTTVRVTVMTLRKKLGEPGIIETVVGSGYRVPGAGASAESASLDR